The following proteins are encoded in a genomic region of Nicotiana sylvestris chromosome 4, ASM39365v2, whole genome shotgun sequence:
- the LOC104237649 gene encoding xylulose kinase 2-like isoform X3: MEDCSLPQDSLFLGFDCSTQSLKATLLDANLNIVVSELVNYDSELPHYNTKGGAFRDPFVNGRIVSPTLMWVEALDLILHRLEKSNVDFGKIAAVSGSAQQHGSVYWKNGSFNILSSLDPKKVLVDQFHDAFSIKESPIWMDCSTTEQCKAIEEAVGGGLELAKLTGSRAHERYVGPQIRKIFETRPEIYQNTERISLVSSFMASLLIGGYACIDQTDGAGMNLMDIEHRTWSKIALEATAPGLEEKLGELAPAYAVAGSIASYYVERYHFNKNCVVVQWSGDNPNSLAGLTLNAYGDLAISLGTSDTVFGIATDHRPSLDGHVFPNPVDTKGFMVMLVYKNGSLTREDIRDRYADGSWETFNMFLQQTPPLNDGKIGFYYKEHEILPPLPVGFHRYILDNFIGDSADGVVEREIEEFDPPSEVRALIEGQLLSMRAHAERLGMPSPPKRIIATGGTSANDHILRIIASIFGCNVYTVQKPGTYLLNSMLERDST, from the exons ATGGAAGATTGCTCTCTCCCTCAGGACTCATTGTTCCTTGGTTTTGACTGTTCCACTCA GTCACTGAAGGCAACTCTGTTAGATGCTAATCTCAACATAGTTGTATCAGAACTTGTGAATTATGATTCTGAGTTGCCTCACTACAATACAAAAGGTGGAGCATTTCGAGACCCATTCGTAAATGGCAGAATTGTATCACCAACATTAATGTGGGTTGAAGCACTAGACCTCATTCTCCACAGACTTGAAAAGTCAAATGTTGACTTTGGAAAAATTGCAGCTGTTTCTGGTAGTGCTCAGCAACATGGTAGTGTTTATTGGAAAAATGGAAGTTTTAATATATTATCATCTTTGGATCCTAAAAAAGTACTTGTGGATCAATTTCATGATGCTTTTTCGATCAAGGAATCGCCCATATGGATGGACTGTAGCACCACAGAACAATGCAAAGCTATTGAGGAAGCTGTTGGTGGTGGTTTGGAGTTGGCCAAACTTACTGGTTCTCGTGCACATGAAAGATATGTCGGTCCTCAAATTCGAAAGATTTTTGAAACACGGCCTGAAATTTATCAGAATACAGAGAGGATATCGCTAGTTAGTTCTTTTATGGCATCACTCCTTATTGGGGGATATGCTTGCATTGATCAAACTGATGGGGCGGGAATGAATCTCATGGACATTGAGCACAGAACTTGGTCTAAGATAGCTCTGGAG GCTACTGCACCTGGTCTAGAGGAGAAACTTGGAGAGTTAGCTCCTGCTTATGCTGTTGCTGGTTCTATTGCCTCCTATTATGTTGAGAG GTACCACTTCAACAAAAATTGTGTAGTTGTTCAATGGTCTGGAGACAACCCTAATAGCTTAGCAG GTTTGACCCTCAACGCATATGGAGATCTGGCAATCAGTCTTGGCACAAGTGACACT GTCTTCGGGATTGCCACTGATCATAGACCTAGTCTAGATGGACATGTATTTCCTAATCCGGTCGATACCAAAGGCTTCATGGTAATGTTGGTCTACAAGAATGGGTCTTTGACTCGTGAAG ATATACGTGATCGCTATGCAGATGGATCTTGGGAGACTTTCAATATGTTTCTACAGCAAACTCCACCTCTGAATG ATGGAAAGATCGGCTTTTATTACAAAGAGCATGAAATACTTCCTCCTCTTCCAG TTGGTTTCCACCGCTACATTCTTGATAATTTCATTGGTGACTCCGCGGATGGAGTAGTAGAACGCGAAATAGAGGAGTTTGATCCGCCTTCAGAG GTTCGAGCATTAATTGAAGGACAGTTGCTCTCTATGCGAGCTCATGCTGAGAGACTTGGAATGCCTTCTCCACCGAAGAGGATTATTGCAACTGGAGGAACATCTGCAAA
- the LOC104237648 gene encoding xylulose kinase 2-like — MADSSLPQDALFLGFDSSTQSLKATVLDANLNIVAAELINFDSELSHYKTEGGVYRDPLVNGRIVSPTLMWIEAFELILQRLEKSSKLDFGKIVAVSGSGQQHGSVYWKNGSAAILSSLDSKKSLVEQLNDAFSTKESPIWMDSSTTEQCKAIEEAVGGAMELSRLTGSCAYERFTGPQIRRLFETQPEVYHNTERISLVSSFMASLLIGGYASIDHTDGAGMNLMDIKLRAWSETVLKATAPGLKEKLGKLAPAHAVAGPIASYFVERYHFNKDCLIIQWSGDNPNSLAGLTLNTPGDLAISLGTSDTVFGITKDHNPSLEGHVFPNPVDTESYMVMLCYKNGSLAREDIRNLYAEKSWDVFNKHLQQTPPLNGGRLGFYYKDFEILPPLPVGFHRYILENFRGDSLDGIKEHEVQEFDSPSEVRAIVEGQFLSKRAHAERFGMPSPPKRIIATGGASANSSILSLIASIFGSDVYTVQQPDSASLGAALRAAHGWLCNKKGNFVSISSMYMDNMDKTSLNCKLAATTGDQKLVAKYAMLMKKRIEIENRLVKKLGRL, encoded by the exons ATGGCGGATTCCTCACTCCCACAAGATGCTCTTTTCCTCGGCTTTGACAGTTCTACTCA GTCATTGAAGGCTACTGTGCTTGATGCCAATCTGAATATTGTGGCTGCAGAATTAATTAATTTTGATTCTGAATTATCACATTACAAAACTGAAGGTGGTGTTTATCGTGACCCATTAGTAAATGGCAGAATTGTTTCACCCACATTGATGTGGATAGAAGCATTTGAATTGATCCTTCAGAGACTCGAGAAATCATCAAAATTGGATTTTGGTAAGATTGTTGCTGTTTCAGGTAGTGGACAGCAACATGGTAGTGTGTACTGGAAGAATGGGAGTGCCGCGATTTTATCATCTCTAGATTCTAAGAAATCATTGGTTGAGCAACTAAATGATGCTTTTTCGACGAAGGAATCTCCTATATGGATGGACAGCAGCACGACAGAACAATGCAAGGCGATTGAGGAAGCTGTTGGTGGGGCAATGGAGTTGTCTAGACTTACTGGTTCTTGTGCATATGAGAGATTTACTGGTCCACAGATACGTCGATTGTTTGAGACACAACCGGAAGTGTATCATAATACTGAGAGAATCTCCCTTGTTAGCTCCTTTATGGCATCTTTGCTTATTGGGGGATATGCCAGCATTGATCACACTGATGGTGCAGGGATGAACTTGATGGATATTAAGCTGAGAGCGTGGTCCGAAACCGTTTTGAAG GCCACAGCTCCTGGTTTGAAGGAAAAACTTGGAAAATTAGCTCCTGCACATGCTGTTGCTGGACCTATAGCTTCCTATTTTGTGGAGAG GTATCACTTCAACAAAGACTGTTTGATCATTCAATGGTCTGGAGATAATCCCAACAGCTTGGCAG GGTTGACATTAAATACTCCAGGAGATCTGGCAATTAGTCTTGGCACTAGTGATACA gtttttggaATAACTAAGGATCACAATCCAAGCTTGGAAGGGCATGTTTTCCCTAATCCCGTGGATACTGAAAGCTACATGGTAATGTTGTGCTATAAGAATGGATCACTAGCTCGTGAAG ATATACGCAATCTTTATGCTGAAAAATCCTGGGATGTTTTCAACAAACATCTGCAGCAAACGCCTCCACTAAACG GTGGTAGATTAGGCTTTTACTATAAGGATTTTGAGATACTGCCACCCCTCCCAG TTGGTTTCCACCGCTATATCCTTGAGAACTTCAGGGGAGATTCTCTTGATGGAATAAAAGAGCATGAAGTGCAAGAATTTGATTCCCCTTCTGAG GTTCGAGCCATAGTAGAGGGACAGTTTCTTTCTAAGCGAGCTCATGCTGAAAGATTCGGAATGCCTTCTCCTCCAAAGCGAATAATTGCAACAGGAGGTGCTTCTGCAAATAGTTCCATTCTAAGCTTGATAGCTTCCATCTTTGGAAGTGATGTTTACACAGTTCAACAACCAG ACTCGGCTTCACTTGGTGCTGCTTTGAGGGCTGCTCATGGTTGGTTGTGCAATAAGAAGGGTAATTTTGTGTCAATTTCATCCATGTACATGGACAATATGGACAAGACATCACTTAACTGCAAGCTCGCTGCGACAACAGGAGATCAAAAGCTTGTCGCCAAGTATGCTATGTTGATGAAGAAGAGAATCGAAATTGAGAATCGCCTTGTTAAAAAGCTGGGGCGTTTGTGA